One stretch of Musicola paradisiaca NCPPB 2511 DNA includes these proteins:
- the yeiB gene encoding DUF418 domain-containing protein YeiB gives MSSYPPPSRIPMLDFARGLAMLGILLMNIVSFGLPRAAYLNPAWNGPPSTANAWAWALMDLVAQTKFLTLFALLFGAGLHLLMRRGTRWINARLFWLMVFGLIHSVFLWEGDILLDYGLIGLVGYSMLRYADSTRMLARTGGVIYVIGLMMLAVLSQILSPVGGNFWQPGAAEVSYEAWWLSQGGAEAWLNRLSQLNENLLSLGLQYGWLLTGAMLLGAALMRSGWLRGAFSPQHYRRIARWLLPLALLIDGAGVVVQWRLQWDYRWCGLLLQIPRELGAPLQAIGYLALCYGYWQTLAQWRITRWIANVGRMALSSYLLQTVICTTVFYRLGGFMQFERWQLLLLVPPIWLCNLLAACWWLRYFRQGPLEWLWRVLTRQVAGEPSAREME, from the coding sequence ATGTCGTCTTATCCGCCGCCTTCCCGTATTCCCATGCTGGATTTTGCCCGTGGGCTGGCCATGCTGGGTATTCTGTTGATGAACATCGTGTCATTCGGTTTACCCAGAGCCGCCTATCTGAACCCCGCCTGGAACGGGCCGCCTTCTACCGCAAACGCCTGGGCCTGGGCGCTGATGGACTTGGTGGCGCAAACCAAATTTCTCACGCTGTTCGCGTTGCTGTTTGGCGCCGGTTTACATCTGCTGATGCGGCGCGGTACCCGCTGGATCAACGCCCGCCTGTTCTGGCTGATGGTGTTTGGTCTGATTCATAGCGTCTTCCTCTGGGAGGGCGATATTCTGCTGGATTACGGGCTGATTGGGCTGGTTGGCTACAGCATGCTGCGTTATGCCGACAGCACCCGGATGCTGGCGCGTACCGGGGGGGTGATTTATGTGATTGGGCTCATGATGTTGGCGGTGCTAAGCCAGATCCTGAGCCCTGTCGGCGGTAATTTTTGGCAACCGGGGGCGGCGGAGGTGAGCTATGAAGCCTGGTGGCTGAGCCAGGGCGGCGCGGAAGCCTGGCTGAATCGCCTATCGCAGCTCAACGAAAACTTGCTGTCGTTGGGGCTGCAATACGGCTGGCTACTGACCGGCGCGATGCTGTTGGGGGCGGCGCTGATGCGCAGCGGATGGCTACGTGGCGCATTCAGCCCGCAGCATTACCGACGTATCGCGCGGTGGTTATTGCCGCTGGCCTTGCTGATCGATGGCGCGGGGGTGGTGGTGCAGTGGCGCTTGCAATGGGATTACCGCTGGTGCGGCTTGCTGCTGCAAATCCCCCGTGAGCTGGGGGCGCCGTTGCAGGCGATCGGCTATCTGGCGCTGTGCTACGGCTACTGGCAAACGCTGGCGCAATGGCGCATTACCCGCTGGATCGCCAATGTCGGCCGGATGGCGTTGAGCAGTTATCTATTGCAGACCGTGATCTGCACCACCGTGTTTTACCGTCTGGGTGGGTTTATGCAGTTTGAACGCTGGCAATTGCTATTACTGGTGCCGCCGATCTGGCTGTGTAATCTGTTGGCGGCGTGTTGGTGGTTACGCTATTTCCGGCAGGGGCCGCTGGAGTGGTTGTGGCGCGTGCTGACCCGTCAGGTGGCGGGCGAGCCGTCCGCCAGGGAGATGGAGTGA
- the folE gene encoding GTP cyclohydrolase I FolE has protein sequence MSSILSKEAAQVHEALLARGLETPLRGELQDAETRKRLIAQHMTEIMNLLSLDLSDDSLAETPHRIAKMYVDEIFSGLDYANFPKITIIENKMKVDEMVTVRDITLTSTCEHHFVTIDGKATVAYIPKEGVIGLSKINRIVQFFSQRPQVQERLTQQILVALQTLLGTNNVAVSIDAVHYCVKARGIRDATSATTTTSLGGLFKSSQNTRQEFLRAVRHHSY, from the coding sequence ATGTCGTCAATATTGTCAAAAGAAGCAGCCCAGGTTCATGAGGCGCTGCTGGCGCGTGGTCTGGAGACCCCGTTGCGCGGCGAATTACAGGATGCGGAAACTCGCAAACGCCTGATTGCGCAGCATATGACCGAAATCATGAATCTGTTGAGCCTTGATTTGAGTGACGACAGTTTGGCGGAAACGCCGCACCGCATCGCCAAAATGTATGTGGATGAAATCTTCTCCGGGCTGGATTACGCCAACTTCCCCAAAATCACCATTATCGAAAACAAGATGAAGGTCGATGAAATGGTGACGGTACGCGATATCACGCTGACCAGCACCTGTGAGCACCATTTTGTGACCATCGACGGCAAAGCCACGGTGGCCTATATCCCCAAAGAGGGCGTGATTGGTCTGTCCAAGATCAACCGCATTGTTCAGTTTTTCTCGCAGCGGCCGCAGGTGCAGGAGCGTTTGACGCAGCAGATTCTGGTGGCGTTGCAAACCCTGCTGGGTACCAATAACGTGGCGGTCTCCATCGACGCGGTGCACTATTGCGTCAAGGCGCGCGGTATTCGCGATGCGACCAGCGCGACTACCACGACGTCGCTCGGCGGCCTGTTCAAATCCAGCCAGAATACCCGCCAGGAATTCCTGCGCGCGGTGCGCCATCACAGCTACTGA
- a CDS encoding methyl-accepting chemotaxis protein, with protein MSFLKDISIRTMMLIILIFFLIAWGAASSYSLYSLSNVTTLLNKSGIQKNSYSYLVYGNDQYFRSVTRMARVMDYLQFNDAKNAQTTLDMAKTAIVNTKDALEKFNSVEHVGVDAETVSGMSNTWSALLTTAIEPMYAALQQNDLDKFRDIFRKIYPPASWAFGDAAQKYTKQITSTDYASAVTVQNNWNRNGLIAAMIVSLVIFVMVELYLTRYMVKPVNQIQAHMALLSAGRLDKELATFGRNCAGRIIPDINHLQQSLKKTVTLIRGTAEAVYQGVTEIREGNNDLSGRTEQQAASLQETAASMEQLSSTVQHNAANVHQATRLAQEASEAAKQGGKITDDVVGTMDSISASSRKIADITSVINSIAFQTNILALNAAVEAARAGEQGKGFAVVASEVRNLAQRSSQAAKEIETLIAESVSRVSTGASQVKQAGESMQTIITTVAHVSDLIAEIASASDEQSRGIIQIGQAVNEMDGVTQQNASLVQQAMAAAAALEDQARQLTEAVAVFHLDDGRESRPSTPMPSPTLRRPALAATAALPPAKKAGGSDNWEKF; from the coding sequence ATGTCTTTCCTAAAAGATATCAGTATACGAACAATGATGTTGATAATATTGATTTTTTTTCTGATTGCATGGGGGGCTGCATCCAGTTATAGCCTTTATTCCTTGAGTAATGTCACGACGCTATTAAATAAAAGTGGTATTCAAAAAAATAGTTACTCCTATTTAGTCTATGGCAATGATCAATATTTCCGCTCGGTAACACGCATGGCGCGGGTAATGGATTATTTGCAATTTAATGATGCCAAAAATGCCCAGACAACACTGGATATGGCGAAGACAGCCATTGTTAATACCAAGGACGCGCTGGAGAAATTCAATAGCGTCGAGCATGTCGGTGTGGATGCGGAAACTGTCAGCGGTATGAGCAATACGTGGTCAGCATTATTGACGACAGCGATAGAGCCCATGTATGCCGCACTGCAACAGAATGATCTGGATAAATTCCGCGATATTTTCCGCAAAATTTATCCGCCCGCGAGTTGGGCGTTTGGCGATGCGGCGCAAAAATACACCAAACAAATCACCAGCACGGACTATGCGTCAGCGGTAACGGTTCAGAACAACTGGAACCGCAACGGTTTGATCGCCGCGATGATTGTCAGCCTGGTGATCTTTGTCATGGTGGAGCTCTACCTCACTCGTTATATGGTGAAACCGGTCAATCAAATCCAGGCGCATATGGCGCTGCTGAGTGCCGGGCGGCTCGATAAGGAACTGGCGACGTTCGGCCGCAATTGTGCCGGACGTATCATTCCGGATATCAATCACCTGCAGCAAAGCTTGAAAAAAACCGTAACATTGATTCGGGGAACGGCGGAAGCCGTTTATCAAGGGGTGACGGAGATTCGAGAAGGCAACAATGACCTTTCCGGCCGAACTGAACAGCAGGCGGCATCGTTGCAGGAAACCGCCGCCAGCATGGAGCAGTTGAGTTCTACCGTGCAGCACAATGCGGCGAATGTGCATCAGGCGACCCGGCTGGCGCAGGAAGCGAGCGAAGCCGCCAAGCAGGGCGGAAAAATTACCGATGATGTGGTGGGCACCATGGACAGTATCAGCGCCAGTTCGCGCAAAATCGCCGACATCACGTCAGTCATCAACAGTATTGCTTTCCAGACCAACATTCTGGCATTGAACGCGGCGGTGGAAGCGGCGCGAGCCGGTGAGCAGGGGAAAGGGTTTGCGGTGGTGGCCAGTGAAGTGCGTAACCTGGCGCAACGCAGTTCCCAGGCCGCCAAAGAGATTGAAACGCTGATTGCCGAGTCGGTATCCCGCGTGAGTACCGGCGCTTCACAGGTGAAACAGGCGGGTGAATCGATGCAGACGATTATTACTACCGTGGCGCATGTCAGCGATCTGATTGCCGAAATTGCTTCGGCCTCGGATGAACAGAGCCGCGGCATTATCCAGATAGGGCAGGCGGTGAATGAGATGGACGGCGTCACGCAGCAGAATGCGTCGTTGGTTCAGCAAGCGATGGCGGCAGCGGCAGCGCTGGAGGATCAGGCGCGGCAGCTGACGGAAGCGGTGGCGGTTTTCCATCTGGACGATGGGCGGGAAAGTCGTCCTTCGACGCCGATGCCCTCGCCGACGCTGCGTCGTCCTGCGCTGGCGGCGACAGCGGCGTTGCCGCCGGCCAAAAAAGCAGGCGGCAGCGACAACTGGGAAAAATTCTGA
- a CDS encoding methyl-accepting chemotaxis protein, producing MNVLKDITVRKMLVIILTLFTVIWGAVSIFTMQSFSEVNSLLDDSLAQKKSYTLLVKGNDQYFRSVTRMLRAADFLQSGDTSNAQKIFDSSAAALSISRDMLEQFKNSRHIGVSDELVKSMISSWSNLLDGAIAPMLAASRDGRVEDFRQIFRNQYPPLSVEFGAIAEKYSAATQSDDGINTAKRHADFNQKLLLAALIVGILVLVMTDRYLVNYLVKPINMIKHHLGLLTDGKLHTELDEFGRNCAGQLIPYIKSMQKSLRDTVVVIRDSSSNIYNGTSELRQGNDELSSRTDQQAAALQETAASMEELTSTVKNNADNVHQARKLSEEAQQMAKKGGEISASVVQTMQSISDSSRKIADITSVINGIAFQTNILALNAAVEAARAGEQGRGFAVVAGEVRNLAQRSAQAAKEIETLISESVNRVQIGSGQVQEAGNAMGTIISSVSHVHDLMGEIAAASDEQSRGISQIGQAVTEMDGVTQQNAALVQEASSAASSLEEQARNLADAVSVFDIGDDRESTLLRRPSAQTLKRPVKKAAPALKAPAKASASGSGNWETF from the coding sequence ATGAACGTTTTAAAAGATATTACTGTCAGAAAAATGTTGGTCATCATTTTGACGCTGTTTACTGTTATCTGGGGCGCAGTATCGATATTTACCATGCAGTCTTTTAGCGAAGTGAATTCGCTGTTGGACGATAGTTTAGCGCAGAAAAAAAGCTATACCTTGCTGGTGAAAGGTAACGACCAGTATTTTCGCTCCGTAACCCGGATGTTACGGGCGGCGGATTTTCTGCAATCCGGCGATACGAGCAACGCACAAAAAATCTTCGATTCTTCAGCGGCGGCGCTGAGCATCAGCCGCGATATGCTGGAGCAATTTAAGAACAGCCGTCACATCGGCGTCAGCGATGAGTTGGTCAAATCGATGATCTCGTCCTGGAGCAACCTGCTGGATGGTGCTATCGCGCCGATGCTGGCGGCTTCCCGTGATGGCCGGGTGGAGGATTTCCGCCAGATTTTTCGCAACCAGTATCCGCCATTGAGCGTTGAGTTCGGCGCGATAGCGGAAAAATACTCGGCGGCTACACAATCTGACGATGGTATCAACACGGCAAAACGTCACGCCGACTTCAATCAGAAACTGTTGCTGGCGGCATTGATTGTCGGGATTCTCGTCCTGGTGATGACGGATCGGTATCTGGTCAACTATCTGGTCAAACCGATCAATATGATCAAGCATCATCTGGGGTTGCTGACCGATGGCAAGTTGCATACCGAACTGGATGAATTTGGCCGTAACTGTGCCGGCCAGTTGATTCCCTATATCAAATCGATGCAGAAGAGCCTGCGCGATACCGTGGTGGTGATTCGCGATAGCTCATCGAATATCTACAACGGCACCAGCGAACTCCGGCAGGGTAATGACGAGTTGTCGAGCCGTACCGATCAACAAGCCGCGGCGTTGCAGGAAACCGCCGCCAGTATGGAAGAGTTGACCTCTACGGTGAAAAACAACGCGGATAACGTGCATCAGGCGAGGAAACTGTCGGAAGAAGCGCAGCAGATGGCCAAGAAAGGGGGCGAAATTTCGGCGAGTGTGGTGCAAACCATGCAGAGCATTTCGGATAGCTCCCGCAAAATTGCAGATATTACCAGCGTGATCAACGGTATCGCCTTCCAGACCAACATTCTGGCGTTGAACGCAGCGGTAGAGGCTGCCCGGGCCGGTGAACAAGGGCGTGGGTTTGCGGTGGTTGCCGGTGAAGTGCGTAATCTGGCGCAGCGCAGCGCGCAGGCGGCCAAGGAAATTGAAACCCTGATCAGCGAGTCGGTGAACCGGGTACAGATTGGTTCCGGTCAGGTACAGGAAGCGGGCAATGCCATGGGCACCATTATCTCGTCGGTATCCCATGTGCACGACCTGATGGGGGAAATCGCCGCCGCCTCGGATGAACAAAGCCGCGGCATCTCTCAGATTGGCCAGGCTGTCACCGAGATGGACGGCGTCACGCAGCAAAACGCCGCGCTGGTTCAGGAGGCCTCTTCCGCCGCCAGCTCGCTGGAAGAGCAGGCACGTAATCTGGCGGATGCGGTGTCGGTGTTCGACATCGGTGATGACCGCGAATCGACCCTGTTGCGTCGTCCGTCGGCGCAAACGCTGAAACGTCCGGTAAAGAAAGCCGCGCCGGCACTGAAAGCACCCGCGAAAGCGAGCGCATCAGGCAGCGGTAATTGGGAAACGTTCT